Proteins from a genomic interval of Luteolibacter sp. Y139:
- a CDS encoding glycosyltransferase yields MLLPILPLDYELASPGDVEVGPDYRAARVFVRWHGVPIAVIQVPVVSGKVRSRDVGLRIMARQQARLGREMARRALINNGILEPLDVRKHGPDPEAPNSASTISVAVCTRDRPEDMKKCLASLAALRVKPLEVIIVDNAPATEATKELVQNHFPQFRYVREETPGLDHARNRAIVEAKGAIIAYTDDDVMVDPDWIGALGRVFAEDPSIGLVTGLIEPAELETEAQALFERYGGFGRGCARTYLQSAAPGAPMPWNLVGAGQLGAGANMAIRRELFDRIGHFDPALDVGTPTLGGGDHEIFFRCIRSGMICLYEPTAIVRHRHRRTIAELSKLLYSYGHATRCFFDREADEFPEDRAGVKKLASWWWRHWAWERFKRSWWSPTWFPLELVNREIKGYWDARKGGYTKARRKIVADEAKRPDTFRIAPVVHGPPKTGLAVVDVSKPLPTLNQDSSKDTLEVLVQWRDKPLGRMHLNCKRTPIVPSRLADEISRIFWWQIVTLGDESPDIIWARHMTHLQDLVQPEQGPDHPLSDEIGVSLVICTCDRPDDLRRCLTSLKTLETKRRVQVIVVDNRPGRPGTREVLRDFPDVELVEESRPGSSYARNAGLAAAREEIVAMTDDDMVVSPHWLERLVEPFSRADVAAVTGNTLPASLETEAELLFEAYGGFCRGYHGREYDEYWFHYWKRRATPTWQLGGTGNMALRRSLFDDPQIGPFEEALGAGVPAGVGEDTMWFYQALRAGHVILYEAAAVAWHHHRITHKALHQQLFAYSKGHVAYHLLTFMKYRDKRALVRVAYELPQSMMSRYWNRLRGRYDYPWKLLAIETAGMLLGPWSLWKSLRHVKKHGPGARPVEEVPVTMPPVPAADLA; encoded by the coding sequence ATGTTACTCCCCATCCTACCCCTCGACTACGAGCTCGCTTCACCCGGCGATGTCGAAGTCGGCCCCGACTACCGCGCGGCCCGCGTTTTCGTCCGCTGGCACGGCGTTCCGATCGCGGTGATTCAAGTTCCCGTGGTCTCGGGCAAAGTTCGCAGCCGCGACGTCGGACTCCGGATCATGGCCCGCCAACAGGCTCGGCTCGGCCGCGAAATGGCCCGCCGCGCCTTGATCAATAATGGCATTCTCGAGCCGCTCGACGTCCGCAAGCACGGCCCCGATCCCGAAGCTCCCAACTCAGCCTCCACCATCAGCGTCGCCGTCTGCACCCGCGACCGCCCGGAGGACATGAAGAAGTGCCTCGCTTCGCTCGCCGCCCTGCGCGTGAAGCCGCTTGAGGTCATCATCGTGGACAATGCCCCGGCCACCGAGGCCACCAAAGAGCTGGTCCAAAACCACTTTCCCCAGTTCCGCTACGTCCGTGAGGAAACCCCGGGCCTCGACCACGCCCGCAACCGCGCCATCGTTGAAGCGAAGGGAGCCATCATCGCCTACACGGATGACGATGTCATGGTCGATCCCGACTGGATCGGCGCCCTCGGCCGCGTCTTCGCGGAAGATCCGTCCATCGGCCTCGTCACCGGCCTCATCGAGCCGGCCGAGCTGGAAACCGAAGCTCAGGCCTTGTTTGAGCGTTACGGTGGCTTTGGCCGCGGTTGCGCCCGTACTTATCTCCAATCCGCCGCTCCCGGCGCACCGATGCCTTGGAACCTCGTCGGCGCCGGCCAACTTGGTGCCGGCGCGAACATGGCCATCCGCCGCGAACTCTTCGACCGGATCGGTCACTTCGACCCCGCCCTCGACGTCGGCACGCCCACCCTTGGCGGCGGCGACCATGAGATCTTCTTCCGCTGCATCCGCTCGGGCATGATCTGCCTCTACGAGCCGACGGCCATCGTCCGCCACCGTCACCGCCGCACCATCGCCGAGCTGTCGAAGCTTCTCTATAGCTACGGCCACGCCACGCGTTGCTTCTTCGACCGCGAGGCCGACGAGTTCCCCGAGGACCGCGCCGGCGTCAAAAAACTCGCCAGCTGGTGGTGGCGCCACTGGGCATGGGAGCGCTTCAAGCGTTCGTGGTGGTCGCCCACCTGGTTCCCGCTTGAACTCGTGAACCGCGAAATCAAGGGCTACTGGGATGCCCGCAAGGGTGGCTACACCAAGGCCCGCCGCAAGATCGTCGCCGACGAAGCCAAACGCCCCGACACCTTCCGCATCGCTCCCGTCGTCCATGGTCCACCGAAGACGGGCTTGGCCGTAGTCGATGTATCAAAGCCGCTGCCCACGCTCAATCAGGACTCCAGCAAGGACACCCTCGAGGTTCTCGTCCAATGGCGCGACAAGCCGCTCGGCCGCATGCACCTCAACTGCAAGCGCACGCCCATCGTTCCCTCGCGCCTGGCCGATGAAATCTCGCGCATCTTCTGGTGGCAGATTGTCACTCTCGGCGACGAGTCACCCGACATCATCTGGGCCCGCCACATGACTCACCTGCAGGACCTGGTCCAGCCGGAGCAGGGCCCCGATCATCCGCTCTCGGACGAAATCGGCGTCAGCCTCGTCATCTGCACCTGCGATCGCCCCGACGATCTGCGCCGCTGCCTGACCTCGCTCAAGACGCTCGAAACAAAGCGCCGCGTGCAGGTCATCGTCGTCGACAATCGCCCCGGCCGTCCCGGCACCCGCGAAGTACTGCGCGATTTCCCCGACGTCGAACTCGTCGAGGAAAGCCGCCCCGGTTCTTCCTACGCTCGCAATGCCGGCCTCGCTGCCGCTCGCGAGGAAATCGTCGCCATGACCGATGACGACATGGTCGTTTCCCCGCACTGGCTGGAGCGCCTCGTCGAGCCGTTCAGCCGCGCCGACGTCGCCGCCGTCACCGGCAATACCTTGCCGGCCAGCCTTGAAACCGAGGCCGAACTCCTGTTCGAAGCCTACGGCGGCTTCTGCCGCGGCTACCATGGCCGCGAGTACGACGAATACTGGTTCCATTACTGGAAGCGCCGCGCCACGCCGACCTGGCAGCTCGGTGGCACCGGCAACATGGCCCTGCGTCGCAGCCTCTTCGATGACCCGCAGATCGGCCCCTTCGAAGAAGCCCTCGGAGCCGGCGTTCCCGCTGGCGTGGGCGAGGACACAATGTGGTTCTATCAGGCCCTGCGTGCTGGCCACGTCATCCTTTACGAGGCCGCCGCAGTCGCGTGGCACCACCACCGGATCACCCACAAGGCGCTGCACCAGCAGCTCTTCGCCTACTCGAAGGGTCACGTGGCCTACCACCTGCTGACCTTTATGAAGTACCGCGACAAGCGCGCTCTCGTCCGCGTCGCCTACGAGCTCCCACAGTCGATGATGTCCCGCTATTGGAATCGCCTGCGCGGGCGCTATGACTATCCGTGGAAACTGCTGGCAATCGAAACCGCCGGCATGTTGCTAGGCCCCTGGTCGCTATGGAAGAGCCTGCGTCACGTGAAGAAACACGGTCCCGGAGCCCGTCCCGTGGAAGAAGTCCCGGTGACGATGCCCCCGGTTCCCGCAGCCGACCTCGCATGA
- a CDS encoding glycosyltransferase family 2 protein, with product MSPTPMHPGEIVVSIVVPAYNAETWLPLTLESACNQTLREVEILVVDDESSDRTAEIARGFAARDPRVRLISRKNGGVGAARNSAIAEARGKYIAPLDADDLWHPEKLADQVACMEAGGEQMGMCYCWSEKIDARGQQITTGFPFEIQGSVLRPMVLRNFVGCGSVPLFRSTALHQIGNYLERSEQGGVQGCEDWDLSLRVAEHYQVGLVRRCLVGYRQIADCMSLNAEGMSRSYEVIMTRAKARNTGLAPEVYRWSAGNFYSYLVAKCYLWGDYTACLHSMARAVLADLMLFGNRRFYLMALKSLVRIATGTRDRPPGFADPDDTPGKPQRSSWAESVQLRRWHEAIATTGSLPKS from the coding sequence ATGTCCCCCACACCCATGCATCCCGGCGAGATCGTCGTTTCGATCGTCGTCCCCGCTTACAACGCTGAAACGTGGCTCCCGCTGACGCTGGAGTCCGCGTGCAATCAGACGTTGCGCGAGGTCGAGATCCTCGTCGTGGACGACGAGTCGTCGGACCGCACCGCGGAAATCGCCCGCGGATTCGCCGCCCGCGACCCCCGGGTTCGACTTATCTCCCGCAAAAACGGCGGCGTCGGTGCCGCGCGCAATTCCGCCATCGCCGAAGCCCGCGGGAAATACATCGCCCCGCTCGATGCGGATGACCTCTGGCACCCCGAAAAGCTCGCCGACCAGGTCGCCTGCATGGAAGCGGGAGGCGAGCAGATGGGCATGTGCTACTGCTGGTCGGAGAAAATCGACGCCCGCGGCCAACAGATCACCACCGGCTTTCCCTTTGAAATCCAGGGCAGCGTCCTGCGGCCCATGGTGCTGAGGAATTTCGTCGGCTGCGGCAGTGTCCCCCTGTTCCGCTCTACAGCCCTTCACCAGATCGGAAACTACCTCGAACGCTCCGAGCAAGGTGGCGTGCAGGGTTGCGAAGACTGGGACCTCAGCCTCCGGGTCGCAGAGCACTATCAGGTGGGCCTCGTCCGCCGCTGCCTCGTCGGCTACCGGCAGATCGCCGACTGCATGAGCCTGAATGCCGAGGGCATGAGCCGCTCCTACGAGGTCATCATGACCCGCGCCAAGGCCCGCAATACCGGCTTGGCCCCCGAAGTCTACCGCTGGTCAGCCGGGAATTTCTACAGCTACCTCGTCGCCAAATGCTACCTCTGGGGCGATTACACCGCCTGCCTCCATTCGATGGCCCGGGCGGTTTTGGCCGATCTCATGCTTTTCGGAAACCGCCGCTTCTACCTCATGGCGCTGAAAAGCCTCGTCCGCATCGCGACCGGCACCCGCGACCGCCCTCCCGGCTTCGCCGACCCCGACGACACTCCCGGGAAACCCCAGCGCTCCTCCTGGGCCGAGTCCGTCCAATTGCGACGCTGGCATGAGGCAATCGCCACCACCGGCTCTTTGCCGAAATCCTGA
- a CDS encoding molybdopterin-dependent oxidoreductase: MSDNAATAEAKLPKDLAAEKGLVNVQIDGVWLQVPRGMRMIEACKLAKQEVPHYCYHPKLSAPGNCRMCLVQMGMPPRPAPGQDPTYDAEGYLPIGWMPRPVIACANTVAENMGIRTTGELVEKCREGVMEFLLINHPLDCPICDQAGECRLQEFSVEHGRGESRFVDMKVKKPKNVDIGPRVRLDDERCIMCSRCIRFMDEVADDAVLGFTQRGTHTTLTVHPGRKLDSNYSLNTVDICPVGALTSNDFRFQMRVWFLKETKSIDVNCGTGANITIWGRGNKIHRVTPRQNDDVNSTWMPDSHRLNFHYVDSDARLTEPMIRAGATHQANSWFHTIRTTAEELKKFQGGEIAIVASARMTNEELFLVRALAEELGTGQYTTVPRTGESDGILISEDRNPNTTGAKLVWQTPDPHGGLFAIREGVRSGSIKALLVLGEDLFEAGFTKEDLEKPAFIASIQLLAGPTAEVSDVVLPGAAAAEKRGSMVNVTGRLQRLNRAVEPFGDAKDDWEILRDLILALQGANPTDGPAMIEDVFKSMAEGVAEFKGLTLSKIGDLGLPVTETGVKIPLLENERARKAAGLING; the protein is encoded by the coding sequence ATGAGCGACAACGCCGCCACCGCCGAAGCCAAGCTTCCAAAGGATCTCGCCGCCGAAAAAGGCCTGGTCAACGTGCAGATCGATGGGGTTTGGCTGCAGGTCCCGCGAGGGATGCGGATGATCGAGGCCTGCAAGCTGGCGAAGCAGGAGGTGCCGCACTACTGCTACCACCCGAAGCTTTCCGCCCCCGGCAATTGCCGCATGTGCCTGGTCCAGATGGGCATGCCGCCGCGTCCGGCTCCCGGCCAAGATCCGACCTACGACGCCGAGGGCTACCTGCCGATTGGCTGGATGCCCCGCCCGGTGATCGCCTGCGCGAACACGGTGGCCGAGAATATGGGCATCCGAACCACGGGTGAGCTGGTCGAAAAGTGCCGCGAAGGGGTGATGGAGTTCCTGCTCATCAACCACCCGCTGGACTGCCCGATCTGTGACCAGGCGGGTGAGTGCCGTTTGCAGGAATTTTCCGTCGAACACGGCCGCGGTGAGTCCCGGTTCGTCGACATGAAGGTGAAGAAGCCGAAGAACGTGGACATCGGTCCGCGGGTCCGGCTGGACGACGAGCGCTGCATCATGTGCAGCCGCTGCATCCGCTTCATGGACGAGGTGGCCGACGACGCGGTGCTCGGCTTCACCCAGCGCGGGACGCACACCACGCTGACGGTGCATCCGGGCCGGAAGCTGGACTCGAACTACTCTCTTAATACGGTCGATATCTGTCCGGTCGGTGCGCTGACCTCGAACGACTTCCGCTTCCAGATGAGGGTTTGGTTCCTCAAGGAGACCAAGAGCATCGACGTGAACTGCGGCACCGGTGCCAACATCACGATCTGGGGGCGTGGCAACAAGATTCACCGCGTGACGCCGCGTCAGAACGACGACGTCAACTCGACATGGATGCCGGATTCGCACCGCCTGAATTTCCACTACGTCGACAGCGACGCGCGTCTGACCGAGCCGATGATCCGGGCGGGTGCGACGCATCAGGCGAACTCCTGGTTCCACACGATCCGCACCACGGCGGAAGAATTGAAGAAATTCCAAGGCGGCGAGATCGCGATCGTGGCCTCAGCCCGCATGACGAACGAGGAACTCTTCCTCGTCCGCGCGCTGGCCGAAGAACTCGGCACGGGTCAATACACCACCGTCCCGCGCACCGGCGAAAGCGACGGCATCCTGATTTCCGAGGACCGCAATCCCAACACCACCGGCGCGAAGCTGGTGTGGCAGACGCCCGATCCGCACGGCGGCTTGTTCGCGATCCGCGAAGGTGTCCGCTCCGGCTCGATCAAGGCGCTGCTGGTACTGGGTGAAGATCTCTTTGAAGCAGGCTTCACGAAGGAGGACCTTGAGAAGCCAGCGTTTATCGCCTCGATCCAGCTCCTCGCCGGTCCGACCGCCGAGGTGAGTGATGTGGTGCTTCCTGGTGCCGCCGCTGCCGAGAAGCGCGGCTCCATGGTGAACGTCACCGGTCGCCTCCAGCGCCTGAACCGCGCCGTCGAGCCCTTCGGCGATGCCAAGGACGACTGGGAAATTCTTCGCGACCTGATCCTCGCGCTCCAAGGAGCGAACCCGACCGATGGGCCGGCGATGATCGAAGATGTCTTCAAGTCGATGGCCGAAGGCGTTGCGGAGTTCAAGGGGCTGACCCTTTCGAAGATCGGCGACCTCGGCCTGCCGGTCACTGAAACCGGCGTGAAGATCCCGCTGCTCGAAAACGAACGCGCCCGCAAAGCCGCTGGCCTGATCAACGGCTAA
- a CDS encoding complex I subunit 1/NuoH family protein codes for MDLVSLLIIVAKVIGLTFMVVLPLVPISVYFERRFSAIIQDRVGPNRVGVPLTLLGAKKDFSFFGLIQPMADGVKLFLKEDFTPSHVRKAFYWLAPALTVVPSLVTVCVVPFGGDIVVNGEHYKLVIANLDVGPLFIFAISSLAVYGITLAGWSSNSKFPFIGGVRSTAQMISYEISLGLAVVPVLLYYGDLNLSNIVEQQSKNGWLLLPLWNEHGTFLTKAYWETCGGQWLFWVPAMIAFVIFTTSVFAETNRMPFDLPECETELVGGYHTEYSSMKFAMFFMGEYAAMVIGSAMVVTLFLGGWSLGPWFDKWAASVHIGPVGIGGLLNMAVFMGKVVAFILFFILVRWTVPRFRYDQLMRLGWVIFFEAALINVFLAALVIAAPQFGAATTVGGLIVLAIVTGALIWVLKVSEKKSVPVSI; via the coding sequence ATGGACCTCGTCTCCCTGCTTATCATTGTCGCCAAGGTCATCGGCCTGACCTTCATGGTCGTGCTGCCGCTGGTGCCGATCTCGGTTTACTTCGAGCGCCGCTTTTCCGCGATCATCCAGGACCGCGTGGGTCCGAACCGCGTCGGTGTGCCGCTGACGCTGCTCGGCGCGAAGAAGGACTTCTCATTCTTCGGCCTGATCCAGCCGATGGCGGACGGTGTGAAGCTTTTCCTGAAGGAGGACTTCACTCCCTCGCACGTTCGCAAGGCCTTCTACTGGCTGGCTCCGGCGCTGACCGTGGTGCCCTCGCTGGTGACGGTGTGCGTGGTTCCTTTCGGCGGTGACATCGTCGTGAATGGCGAGCACTACAAGCTGGTCATCGCGAACCTCGACGTGGGGCCACTGTTCATCTTCGCGATCTCCTCGCTGGCAGTCTATGGCATCACCCTGGCCGGCTGGTCCTCGAACTCGAAGTTCCCGTTCATCGGCGGGGTGCGCTCGACGGCGCAGATGATTTCCTACGAAATCTCGCTCGGTCTCGCGGTCGTGCCGGTGCTGCTCTACTACGGCGACCTCAATCTTTCCAACATCGTGGAGCAGCAGTCCAAGAATGGCTGGCTGCTTTTGCCGCTCTGGAATGAGCATGGCACCTTCCTGACGAAGGCCTATTGGGAAACCTGCGGTGGACAGTGGCTGTTCTGGGTGCCGGCGATGATTGCTTTCGTGATCTTCACGACCTCGGTCTTCGCGGAAACCAACCGCATGCCCTTCGACCTTCCGGAGTGCGAAACCGAACTCGTGGGCGGCTACCACACGGAATACTCCTCGATGAAGTTCGCGATGTTCTTCATGGGTGAATATGCCGCGATGGTGATCGGCTCGGCGATGGTGGTGACGCTCTTCCTCGGTGGCTGGTCGCTCGGCCCGTGGTTCGACAAGTGGGCGGCGAGTGTTCACATCGGCCCGGTCGGCATTGGCGGTCTCCTCAACATGGCCGTCTTCATGGGCAAGGTGGTGGCGTTCATCCTCTTCTTCATCCTCGTCCGCTGGACGGTGCCGCGCTTCCGCTACGACCAGCTCATGCGCCTCGGCTGGGTGATCTTCTTCGAAGCCGCGCTGATCAATGTCTTCCTGGCCGCGCTGGTGATCGCCGCGCCACAGTTCGGAGCTGCCACCACCGTTGGCGGGTTGATCGTCCTCGCCATCGTCACCGGAGCCCTGATCTGGGTGCTCAAGGTGTCCGAGAAGAAGTCCGTCCCGGTCTCCATCTAA
- a CDS encoding 4Fe-4S dicluster domain-containing protein, which translates to MAVVKVTRPKLNAGEKLYLGAVIKGFIITMKHAVDSLRGKTRGSKDMESSGLGITMQYPEQKWDEHLPEHYRGAPALVTDEQDRERCVSCQLCEFICPPKAIKIIPSEIPSDDPWAKVEKRPLEFDIDMIRCIYCGMCEEVCPEQAIFLRKDYAITGLKRADMVHDKKKLYEIGGKRVGLVNKWNELK; encoded by the coding sequence ATGGCCGTCGTCAAAGTCACACGTCCGAAACTGAATGCCGGGGAGAAACTCTACCTCGGCGCGGTCATCAAGGGCTTCATCATCACGATGAAGCACGCCGTCGACTCGCTGCGTGGCAAGACCCGCGGTTCGAAGGACATGGAGTCCTCGGGTCTCGGCATCACGATGCAATATCCCGAGCAGAAGTGGGACGAGCACTTGCCGGAGCACTACCGCGGCGCGCCCGCGCTGGTGACGGACGAGCAAGACCGCGAGCGCTGCGTTTCCTGCCAGCTCTGCGAATTCATCTGCCCGCCGAAGGCAATCAAGATCATTCCGAGCGAGATTCCGTCCGACGATCCGTGGGCGAAGGTCGAGAAGCGCCCTCTGGAATTCGATATCGACATGATCCGCTGCATCTACTGCGGCATGTGTGAGGAAGTCTGTCCGGAGCAGGCGATCTTCCTTCGGAAGGACTACGCCATCACCGGCCTCAAGCGTGCCGACATGGTGCACGACAAGAAGAAGCTTTACGAGATCGGCGGCAAGCGAGTCGGCCTCGTCAACAAGTGGAACGAGCTCAAGTAA